From the Gordonia bronchialis DSM 43247 genome, one window contains:
- a CDS encoding TetR/AcrR family transcriptional regulator, whose protein sequence is MSEPEGRRYAGADADLRRERRRAELIASGLELFGTEGFRAVSVKKVCDHAGLTQRYFYESFADRSALLAGVYEDCVAFARSAVLNAAGSAGGSEGSGVAADDVPAVARAALGAFIGALAENPRRARVMLVEVVGVDQDLERLRLTAIHGWADLILMLARGEERSGRAERLASIALVGAVTQLLVDWYTSHTQGLGSDDSADESLFDLDAILDVSVELFTDAYARWLAP, encoded by the coding sequence GTGAGCGAACCGGAGGGTCGCCGCTACGCCGGGGCCGACGCCGACCTACGACGCGAGCGGCGGCGCGCCGAACTCATCGCGTCCGGGCTGGAGTTGTTCGGTACCGAGGGGTTTCGCGCCGTCTCGGTGAAGAAGGTCTGCGACCACGCCGGCCTCACCCAGCGCTATTTCTATGAGTCCTTCGCCGACCGGTCTGCCCTCCTCGCCGGTGTCTACGAGGACTGTGTGGCCTTCGCCCGATCCGCGGTACTGAACGCGGCGGGATCGGCGGGGGGAAGCGAGGGGAGTGGCGTGGCCGCCGACGACGTCCCTGCGGTGGCCCGCGCCGCGCTGGGCGCGTTCATCGGCGCACTCGCCGAGAACCCCCGTCGCGCGCGGGTGATGCTGGTCGAGGTCGTCGGCGTCGATCAGGATCTGGAACGCCTACGGCTCACCGCTATTCACGGCTGGGCGGACCTGATCCTGATGCTGGCGCGCGGTGAGGAGCGCAGTGGTCGCGCAGAGCGACTGGCGTCCATCGCCCTCGTCGGTGCCGTCACCCAGCTGCTCGTCGACTGGTACACCAGCCACACCCAGGGCCTCGGTTCCGACGACTCGGCCGACGAGTCGCTGTTCGACCTGGACGCGATTCTCGACGTCAGCGTCGAACTGTTCACCGACGCCTATGCACGCTGGCTGGCACCATGA
- a CDS encoding DUF2834 domain-containing protein, whose amino-acid sequence MTTQLPQTSHSPSPIRERSLLAVFLAAFVTQNAIAIPYVRENGWRSVADFFGGDILKTTPGRFAMVDLTYVVVAFHLWAVVEAKNLGILRWWIASVILTFGVGIATAIPFFFLVRERALRVAAS is encoded by the coding sequence ATGACCACCCAACTCCCGCAGACCTCGCATTCGCCGTCGCCGATTCGGGAACGCTCGCTGCTCGCAGTGTTCCTCGCCGCCTTCGTCACCCAGAACGCCATCGCCATCCCCTACGTGCGGGAGAACGGATGGCGTTCGGTCGCAGACTTTTTCGGTGGCGACATCCTCAAGACCACACCCGGCCGTTTCGCCATGGTCGACCTCACCTATGTCGTGGTGGCCTTCCACCTGTGGGCCGTCGTGGAGGCCAAGAATCTCGGGATCCTGCGCTGGTGGATCGCGTCGGTGATCCTGACGTTCGGTGTCGGTATCGCCACCGCGATCCCGTTCTTCTTCCTCGTCCG
- a CDS encoding sterol desaturase family protein, whose product MLDFLPEAMREPTVLAIPFFVVMLTLEWLAAWKLEHTETERPSQREVRASSEPGTYNWRDSRASLSMGLVSIATSAGWKLLGLLAYTALFAYVAPWHLPAGAWWTWLIAFVALDFLFYWEHRLAHRVRLVWATHQAHHSSEYFNFTTALRQKWNNSAGLVMWLPLPLLGVPPAVVFAVYSANLVYQFWIHTERVGKLWAPIEFVFNTPSHHRVHHGSDTEYLDRNYGGTFIVWDRMFGTFTAEAKRPTYGLTKPVDTYNIWRLQTHEYVAIARDVRAARGFRNRMGYLFGPPGWSATPSPAPISRRQTESVSLLDDASPTTAA is encoded by the coding sequence ATGCTGGACTTCCTGCCGGAGGCCATGCGGGAGCCCACGGTGCTGGCCATCCCGTTCTTCGTCGTCATGCTCACCCTGGAATGGCTGGCCGCGTGGAAGCTGGAGCACACCGAGACCGAGCGTCCCTCCCAGCGTGAGGTACGCGCGTCGTCGGAGCCGGGGACCTACAACTGGCGCGATTCGCGGGCGAGTCTCTCGATGGGTCTCGTGTCGATCGCCACCAGCGCCGGCTGGAAGCTCCTCGGCCTGCTCGCCTACACCGCACTCTTCGCGTACGTCGCACCCTGGCATCTGCCCGCGGGCGCGTGGTGGACGTGGCTCATCGCCTTTGTGGCACTGGATTTCCTGTTCTACTGGGAGCACCGGTTGGCTCATCGTGTCCGGTTGGTCTGGGCCACTCATCAGGCACACCACTCCAGTGAGTACTTCAACTTCACCACCGCACTGCGGCAGAAGTGGAACAACAGTGCGGGACTGGTGATGTGGCTGCCACTCCCCCTGCTGGGCGTCCCGCCGGCCGTCGTGTTCGCGGTCTACTCAGCCAATCTCGTCTACCAGTTCTGGATTCACACCGAGCGGGTGGGAAAACTCTGGGCGCCTATCGAATTCGTCTTCAACACACCGTCGCACCATCGGGTGCATCACGGCAGTGACACCGAGTACCTCGACCGCAACTATGGCGGCACCTTCATCGTCTGGGACCGCATGTTCGGGACGTTCACCGCGGAGGCAAAGCGCCCCACCTACGGCCTCACCAAGCCGGTCGATACTTACAACATCTGGCGGCTGCAAACCCACGAGTACGTCGCAATCGCGCGAGATGTGCGCGCCGCGAGAGGTTTTCGCAACCGCATGGGCTACCTGTTCGGTCCGCCCGGCTGGTCGGCCACCCCCTCCCCGGCGCCCATATCGCGGAGGCAGACCGAGTCGGTGAGCCTCCTCGACGACGCGAGTCCCACCACCGCCGCCTGA